GTCGCGGCCATGCTGAAGAAAACCGCCCCCATTCGCTTTGATTTCGAGATGACCGAGGCGTGAATTCCGAGCGAACAAGCAGGGCCGGCGGGCATTGACCAAACCGGCTGCCGGCGCTATTCTGGCGCGGTAAGTTACACTCCCTCTCCTGGAGGAACTCATGTTGCGCGGACAACAGATCGTCAAGAACCGCGAAGAGATCGTTCGACTGCTGAACCAGGCTATGGCAGCGGAAGGACTTGCCGCCTATCGCTATCTTTATCTTTCTCGATGGCTGAGCGGGCACGGCTCCCACGAAGCCGGCGAATTTTTTTCCAAGGCGGCTGCTGAAGAAAGCGGGCACGTCGCCCAGCTCATGGAGCGCATTATTCAACTCGGCGGCGTCCCGTTGACCACACCCTCGGAGTGGGAAAAACAGACCTACGCCAAGTACGTACCGCCGCCGAAGGATCCCACCAAGGTGGCCGAAGCCATCGAGCAGAGCATTGACGCCGAGCGCCAGGCTATCGATTTCTACAACAAACTTTGCGAAAAGGTACAGCACACCGACCACGTCACCTATCAACTGGCCGCGCAGCTTCTGGCCGACGAAGTCGAGGACGAGCATACGCTGGAGACTTTTCTCCGGTAGCCCGGCTGCGCCGCGCCACGTTTTTACCGCCGGTGCTTGATTTTGACGTTGTGCGGGCCGTAGAATTTCCGGTTCTCGATCTCTCGCTGCGATCAGCTTGGGTGCCTGGAAAGGACTCGGATGGCAAAGCGCATTCCGGCGAAGATTACCGGCGTCGCCAGCTACGTTCCGCCACGCCTGCTCACCAACGCTGACCTCGCAAAGATGGTGGAGACCTCGGACGACTGGATCCGCGAGCGCACCGGAATCCGCGAGCGCCATATGGTGGACGACGGCGTCGCTGCTTCGCACCTGGCTACCGCAGCGGCCAGGAAACTCCTGGCCCAGACCAACACTCCCCCCGAAGAAATTGAAATGATCATCGTGGCCTCGGTGACGCCGGACATGATGTTTCCGGCCACCGCGTGCCTGGTGCAAGATCGGCTGGGGGCAAAGAACGCCTGGGGATTCGACCTTTCCGGCGCGTGCGCCGGCTTTGTCTATGCCTTGACGGTGGGCGCTCAATTTGTGGGCGCCGGCAGCCACAAGAAAGTGTTGGTGATCGGCTCGGACGTCATGACCTCTATCCTTGATTTCACCGACCGCGCCACCTGCGTGCTCTTCGGCGACGGGGCGGGCGCCGTGCTGCTCGAACCAGCCAACGATGACCGCGAGGGGATCCTCGATTTCATGCACGATGTGGATGGTTCCGGCGGATGTTTTCTCTACATGCCGGGCGGGGGAAGCCTCCATCCGGCCACCCAGGAAACGGTGGAGAAGCGCATGCACTGTGTCCACCAGGAGGGGCAGCAGGTCTTCAAATACGCCGTCCGCCGCATGGCTGACGTTTCCGCCCAGCTCCTCGAACGCAACGGCTTCACGGCCAGCGACCTCAAGCTTGTGATTCCCCACCAGGCCAACGAGCGCATCATCCGCGCCATGATGGACCGCCTCGGGGTGGACGACTCGAAAGTCGTCATCAATATCACGAAGTACGGCAATACCACCGCCGGCACCATTCCTCTCGGCATGAGCGATGCTCTCGCGGAAGGCAGATTGAAGAAGGGTGATCTGGTTCTGTTGATCGCCGTCGGGGCCGGGTACACGACCGGGGGAGTGCTGCTTCGTTGGGCGTACTAGAGGGTGCTCCAAAAAGCCTGAACCAGCGATACCGATCCCCATCAGCCGCTATCTTGTGCTAGCCAGCCACGCCGCAATCTGCCTGCGGTCTTCCTCGGTGAGCTTGGGGAAAGATTCCGGCATGGGTTCTTTTAGGCCGTAGGCGCGCGGCCCCTCCAAAATTTTCACGATGTCGGCTTCGGTGCGGTTCGGCTTCAGGGTGATGCCGATCAGCGTGGGGCCGATATTTCCCTCGGCGTTGGGCCCGTGGCACATGGCGCAGGTCACCAGGAAGACCATTGGCGGGCCGCCCCGACCTGTCGGCACGCCGGCCGAGGTGACGGACACGGGAATGGGAGAGTCGAGCGCGCGCAGAAACTCAGCCAGCAAAACGCGGTCCTCTTCCGCCAACTGAGCGAACGCGGGCATCGAGTTGGGTGAAGGCTCGCCCCGATGCAATCGGGGCGAGCGCCCGTGGCCTTCCAGGAAGCGCACCAGGAATTCTTTGCTTCGCCCCCGGCGCCGCGCCAGGCCGGCCAGGGCTGGCCCCAAGGGACCGCCGCGCGCATCGGCACCGTGGCAGTTCGCGCAGTTGGCAAAGTAGAGGCGCAGCGACCGTGGCACCGCCGCAACCGGGTTCATCGCCATCGGAGCTTCCATCGGAACCGTCCGGCCAAGCTGCTGGGGTTCAAAAGGCGCGCGGGCGAAAGCCCTGGCGTCTCTTGCCTGCTGCTCGAGCTTGGCGCGCAGGGAAGGGTCCCGGCGGTCTTCAACCTTGGCCAGGGCAATGAGGCTGGCGGCAAGGGCCAGCGTCCCCGCCAGCAGGATCGTCGCAACGGGGCGGCGCAAGGGATGGCGCTCGCTCTTTCGATCGAAGAATGGCAGCAGGATGAGCGCCGCGAACAGGATTCCAGGAAGGATCACCGAGGGAATCAGCGAGAGCTCTCCGGGAAAATATTTGAGCAATTCAAAGAGCGGCAAGAAATACCACGCCGGGCGAGCGAGGTAGTCGCTGGTCGGGTCGGCCAGCGGGCCGAGCGGGACGGGCATGGCAACGGCCAGCGCCGAAAGCAGAACAAACAGCGCAAACACAAAGGCGGTGTCATAGAAGAATTGCTTGGGATAGAACCGCCCCGTTTTCGGGTCGTGTTCATGGTAGCTGCCGGCCGGGCCGGCTTTGCGGAACAAGAACAGATGAGCCACCACGAAAATCAGGATCAGCCCGGGGACGAAGAGGATATGAAGCACAAAAAAACGCGAAAGGCTGATCGTCGTCAGCTCCCTCCCGCCGAGCAGAAGCCGAGCGAGCCATGGGCCTACTACCGGAACTTCGGCGGCGATGTT
Above is a genomic segment from Candidatus Acidiferrales bacterium containing:
- a CDS encoding ferritin-like domain-containing protein, with the translated sequence MLRGQQIVKNREEIVRLLNQAMAAEGLAAYRYLYLSRWLSGHGSHEAGEFFSKAAAEESGHVAQLMERIIQLGGVPLTTPSEWEKQTYAKYVPPPKDPTKVAEAIEQSIDAERQAIDFYNKLCEKVQHTDHVTYQLAAQLLADEVEDEHTLETFLR
- a CDS encoding beta-ketoacyl-ACP synthase III, translated to MAKRIPAKITGVASYVPPRLLTNADLAKMVETSDDWIRERTGIRERHMVDDGVAASHLATAAARKLLAQTNTPPEEIEMIIVASVTPDMMFPATACLVQDRLGAKNAWGFDLSGACAGFVYALTVGAQFVGAGSHKKVLVIGSDVMTSILDFTDRATCVLFGDGAGAVLLEPANDDREGILDFMHDVDGSGGCFLYMPGGGSLHPATQETVEKRMHCVHQEGQQVFKYAVRRMADVSAQLLERNGFTASDLKLVIPHQANERIIRAMMDRLGVDDSKVVINITKYGNTTAGTIPLGMSDALAEGRLKKGDLVLLIAVGAGYTTGGVLLRWAY
- a CDS encoding cytochrome b N-terminal domain-containing protein produces the protein MAPKLRSVSGWFEERTGLGRLIRAVSDEPIPGGPRWAYVFGGGLLFLFLLQAVTGAFLVMYYVPSSDHAHSSVAYIEKAVAGGSFLRGLHYYGASAMILVLALHLAQTLLFGAYKGRRELNWISGLILLPLVLLLGFTGYLLPWDQEAYFGTKVGANIAAEVPVVGPWLARLLLGGRELTTISLSRFFVLHILFVPGLILIFVVAHLFLFRKAGPAGSYHEHDPKTGRFYPKQFFYDTAFVFALFVLLSALAVAMPVPLGPLADPTSDYLARPAWYFLPLFELLKYFPGELSLIPSVILPGILFAALILLPFFDRKSERHPLRRPVATILLAGTLALAASLIALAKVEDRRDPSLRAKLEQQARDARAFARAPFEPQQLGRTVPMEAPMAMNPVAAVPRSLRLYFANCANCHGADARGGPLGPALAGLARRRGRSKEFLVRFLEGHGRSPRLHRGEPSPNSMPAFAQLAEEDRVLLAEFLRALDSPIPVSVTSAGVPTGRGGPPMVFLVTCAMCHGPNAEGNIGPTLIGITLKPNRTEADIVKILEGPRAYGLKEPMPESFPKLTEEDRRQIAAWLASTR